The Novosphingobium terrae genome segment TCCGCAAGCCGGAAGTCGATTCGAAGCTCGTCGCTCAGGGTATCGCGGATCAGCTGATCCGTCGTATCGCCTTCCGTCGCGCCATGAAGCGTGCGGTGCAGTCGGCTCTGCGTCTTGGTGCCGAAGGCATCAAGATCACCTGCTCGGGTCGTCTGGGCGGCGCCGAAATCGCGCGTGTGGAGTGGTATCGCGAAGGTCGCGTGCCGCTGCACACCCTGCGTGCCAACATCGACTATGCCGACGCCGAGGCGCTGACCGCCTATGGCATCATCGGTATCAAGGTCTGGATCTTCAAGGGTGAAATCCTTGGTCACGACCCGATGGCGCAGGATCGTCTCAACATGGAGGCTCAGACCTCCGGCGTGCGTCCGTCGCGCTGAGGGCTTGAGGTAACAGATCATGTTGCAACCGAAGAAAACCAAGTTCCGCAAGGCCTTCAAGGGCCGCATCAAGGGTGAAGCCAAGGGCGGCACCGATCTGAACTTCGGTTCCTACGGCCTCAAGGCCCTGGAACCCGAGCGTATCACCGCTCGCCAGATCGAAGCTGCGCGTCGCGCCATCACCCGCCACCTGCGTCGTCAGGGCCGTCTGTGGATCCGCGTGTTCCCCGACGTGCCTGTGTCGAAGAAGCCTGCCGAAGTCCGTCAGGGCAAGGGCAAGGGTTCGATCGAATATTGGGCAGCTCGCGTGAAGCCGGGCCGCATCCTGTTCGAGGTCGACGGCGTTGCCGGCCAGCTCGCCGCGGAGGCTTTCAGCCGCGCCGCGATGAAGCTGCCGATCAAGACCAAGGTTGTTGCCCGCCTGGGCGACACCTCGCATCTGGGAGGTGAAGAATGACCAAGGCTACTGATCTGCGCGCCAAGAGCGACGACCAGCTGACCGAAGATCTGGGCAACCTGAAGCGCGAGGCCTTCAACCTGCGCTTCCAGGCCGCCACGAATCAGCTGGAGCGCCCGGCCCGCATCAAGGAAGTGCGCCGCGATATCGCCCGCATCAAGACGCTCCAGAGCGAGCGTTCGGCTGCAGCGAAGGCGTAAGGAGACAACCATGCCCAAGCGTATTCTGATCGGGACGGTTGTTTCCGACAAGACCGACAAGACCGTGGTCGTGAAGGTCGAGCGTAAGGTGAAGCATCCCATGTACGGGAAGATCATCCGTCGTTCGAAGAAGTATCACGCTCACGACGAAGACAATGCTGTAAAGGTTGGCGAAGTCGTCCGCATCGAGGAGACCGCGCCCATCTCGAAGCTGAAGACCTGGAAGGTGATCGACCGGGTTCAGGCGGGCAAGACGGCGGCTGTCGAAGCCGACGTTTAAGCCTCAACAGCGCGTTGAAAAAATCGCTGGTGCTCTAGCCGTTTTGCGGCTAGGGCGCCGGCTCGTTTTTTGGAACTGCCGGACTGGTTCCGGCAAGCCTAGCGTAAGGAACCGGATCAATGATCCAGATGCAATCCCAGCTTGACGTTGCTGACAACAGCGGCGCCAAGCGTGTCCAGTGCATTAAGGTGCTGGGCGGATCGAAGCGTCGCGTTGCGGGCGTTGGCGACATCATCGTGGTGTCGATCAAGGAAGCCCAACCGCGCGCCAAGGTCAAGAAGGGCGACGTTCACCGTGCGGTGATCGTGCGCACCCGTAAGGACGTCCGTCGTCCCGACGGTTCGGTTATCCGTTTCGACGGTAACGCAGCTGTGCTGATCAACAAGAACGCGGAGCCCATCGGCACGCGTATCTTTGGCCCCGTGGTTCGCGAACTGCGCGCCAAGGGCTACATGAAGATCATCTCGCTGGCTCCGGAGGTGCTGTAATGTCCGCTGCTAAGATCAAGAAGGGCGACAACGTTGTTGTGCGCTCGGGCAAGGACAAGGGCCGCACCGGCACCGTCCTGCAGGTTCTCCCCAAGGAGGACAAGATCGTGGTTGCCGGCGTGAACATCGCCGCGCGTCACCGCAAGCCCAGCCAGGCGAATCCTCAGGGCGGCATCGACCGTCGCGAGGCTCCCATGGCGATCAGCAAGGTCGGTCTGGCCGATCCGAAGACCGGCGCGGCCACCCGCGTGCGCTTCGAGACGATCGATGGCAAGAAGGTCCGCGTTGCGGTCAAGTCCGGGGAGAAGATCGATGGCTGATAAGTATACGCCCCGCCTGAAGGGCAAGTACGACGCCGAGATCGCCAAGGCGATGACCGAGAAGTTCGGTTATACCAACGCCCTGCAGATCCCGCGCATCTCCAAGATCACGCTCAACATGGGCGTGGGTGAGGGCACTCAGGACCGTAAGAAGGTCACGACTGCCGCCGCTGAAATGGAGCTGATCGCCGGTCAGAAGCCGGTCGTGACGCGCGCGAAGAAGTCGGTTGCCCAGTTCAAGCTGCGCGAAGGCATGGCGATCGGCTGCAAGGTCACGCTGCGTCGCGAGCGCATGTATGAATTCCTGGACCGTCTGATCACCGTCGCGATGCCCCGCATCCGCGACTTCCGTGGCCTGAACCCGAAGAGCTTCGATGGCCGTGGCAACTATGCCATGGGTCTGAAGGAGCAGATCATCTTCCCGGAAATCAGCTACGACCAGATCGACAAGGTTCGTGGGATGGACATCATCGTGACCACCACGGCCAACACCGACGAAGAAGCTCGTGAGCTGCTGCGTCTTTTCGGCTTCCCCTTCCCTCAGGAAGAAGAAGCCAAGCAGGCTGCTTGAGTGCAGCCTCGCAAGGTTTAAGAAAGAGAGCTTAAGTCCATGGCGAAACTGAGTTCGATCAACAAGAACGAGCGTCGCAAGGCCCTCGTCAAGAAGTATGCTGCGAAGTATGCCAAGCTGAAGGCTGTGGCGGACGATCAGCAGGCTGATGATACCGAGCGTCTCATTGCCCGTCTGAAGCTGGCGGAAATCCCGCGCAACGCGAATCCTACCCGCGTTCGCAACCGCTGCGCCACCACCGGCCGCCCGCGCGGCTACTATCGCAAGTTCGGCCTGTGCCGTGTTGAGCTGCGTGATCTGGCCAACAAGGGCCTGATCCCCGGCGTGACCAAGTCGAGCTGGTAAGGATACTTCGATGGCTTTGACCGATCCCCTGGGTGATATGCTCACCCGCATCCGCAACGGGCAGCAGGCGAAGAAGGATTCCGTCCTTTCGCCCGCGTCCAAGCTGCGCGCCCGCGTGCTGGAAGTTCTCCAGCGCGAGGGTTACATCCGCGGTTTCACGGAGGATGCCACTGGCCTCCATCCGCAGCTGCGCATCGAGCTGAAGTACTTCGAAGGCGAGCCCGCCATCAAGCACGTCGCTCGCGTCTCCAAGCCCGGTCGCCGGGTGTACTCGGGTAGCAAGGAGCTCCCCGTGGTGCGCAACGGCCTTGGCATCACCATCGTCTCGACGCCGCGTGGCGTGCTTTCGGATGCCGAAGCGCGCGCTGCCAACGTCGGTGGCGAAGTGCTGGCGGAGGTGTTCTAATGAGCCGCATCGGCAAAAAGCCGGTCGTCATTCCGGCCGGCGTCACCGCCACCATCAATGATGGTGTGCTCACCGTGAAGGGTGCCAAGGGCACGCTCACGCTGGGTCTGGCTGACGAGATCACCTACGCGATCGAAGATGGCGCGATTTCGATGCAGCCCGCCAACGACACCAAGCGCGCTCGCGCGTTCTGGGGTCTGCAGCGCACTCTGGTCGCCAATCTGGTGACCGGCGTGACCGAAGGCTACAGCAAGACCTTGCTCATCACCGGCGTTGGCTACCGTGCCACCGCCCAGGGCAAGACTCTTAAGCTGCAGCTGGGCTACAGCCACGACGTCAACTTCCCTGTGCCCGAGGGCATCGAGGTCAAGACCCCGGATAACACCACGGTCGAGATCTCGGGCATCGACAAGCAGAAGGTTGGCCAGGTGGCCGCGGAGATCCGTCGCTGGCGCAAGCCCGAACCCTACAAGGGCAAGGGTATCAAGTATCGCGGCGAGTTCATCTTCCGCAAGGAAGGGAAGAAGAAGTAATGGCCAAGCTGTCACTTTTTGCGCGCCGCCGTCGGCGCGTTCGCACCGCGCTCAAGGCGCGTGCCGGTGGGCGTCCTCGCCTGTCCGTGCATCGCACCGGCCGCCACATCTACGCCCAGATCATCGACGACGCTTCGGGTCGCACGGTCGCTTCGGCCTCTTCGCTCAAGAAGGGTTCCAAGGAGATCGGCGCGAACGTTGCTTCGGCGACTGCCGTGGGCAAGGAGCTGGCCGAGGCTGCCAAGGCTGCCGGCATCACGACTGTCGTGTTCGATCGCGGTGGTTTCCTGTTCCATGGCCGCGTCAAGGCGCTGGCCGATGCCGCCCGTGAAGGCGGGCTGGAGTTCTGATCATGGCTGACGAAACCAACCAGGAAGTCGAGACCGTCGCAGCTGCCGCCCCCGAGGGTGGTGAGCGCGAAGGTCGTCGTGGTCGCGGTCGCGGCGGTGAGCGTGGTGGCGAGCGTGGCGAACGCCGCGGTCGCCGCGATGATCGTCGTGGCAAGCCCGAGGAAGAGCAGGGCGAAGAGCTGATCGAGAAGCTGGTTCACATCAACCGCGTCTCGAAGACCGTCAAGGGCGGTAAGCGCTTCGGTTTTGCCGCTCTGGTCGTCGTTGGCGACGGCAAGGGCCGCGTGGGCTTCGGTCATGGCAAGGCGCGCGAAGTGCCTGAAGCCATCACCAAGGCCACTGCTTCGGCCAAGAAGAAGATGATCCGCGTCGCTCTGAAGGAGGGTCGTACCCTTCATCACGACGGCAAGGGCCACTTCGGCGCCGGCAAGGTGAATGTGCGTTCGGCCCCGGCCGGTACGGGCATCATCGCGGGCGGCCCGATGCGCGCTGTCTTCGAGAGCCTGGGCGTTCATGACGTGGTGACCAAGTCGGTCGGCACCTCGAACCCCTACAACATGATCCGCGCCACCTTCGCGGCTCTGGGTGAGCAGACCTCGCCCAAGTCGGTGGCGCAGCGTCGCGGCAAGAAGGTCACCGACCTGCTGTCGCGCGATGGTCATCACCACAGCGAGGCGCAGCTTGAAGCTGCTGCCGCTGCGATTACGGAGTAAGCGCAATGGCAACCATCAAGCTCAAGCAGATCGGTTCGCCGATCCGCCGCCCCGAGCATCAGAAGAAGATGCTGATCGGCCTGGGTCTTAACAAGATGAATCGCGTCGTCGAGCTTCAGGATACCCCTGAAGTGCGCGGCACGGTCGCCAAGCTGCCGCATCTGGTCGCCGTGATCGACTGATCACTGCCTTGATGTGCAAGGAATTGGGCCTCGGCGGAAACGCCGGGGCCTTTTTCTTTGGCGGTGGGGAAGGGGGCAAGGAAACCACAAAATATGGTGACAAACCCTGACTCTTGCCCTATGGGCCCCGCTTCCATTCAGCGCGTGGCCGCAAGGTTGCGCGCTTCTTTCAGCGCGACAATAGCGAAAGCGAGTGCATATTATGACCAAGCTTAACGAACTCTTCGACAACTATGGCGCCCGTCACCGTCGCATGCGCGTCGGCCGTGGCATCGGCTCGGGCAAGGGCAAGACTGCCGGCCGTGGTCAGAAGGGTGCCAAGGCGCGTTCGGGCGTCTCGGTGAACGGCTTCGAAGGCGGCCAGATGCCGCTCCACATGCGTCTGCCGAAGCGCGGCTTCAACAACCCCTTCGGCAAGGACTATGCCGAGGTGAACCTGGGCCTGATCCAGAAGTTCATCGAAGCCGGCAAGCTGGACATCTCGGGCGTCGTCGATCACGCTGCTCTGAAGGCCGCTGGCCTGGCCCGTGGCGGCAAGGACGGCGTGCGTCTGCTGGCCAAGGGTGAATTCTCCTCGAAGGTTTCCTTCAAGGTTGCCGGTGTCTCGAAGGGCGCGCGCGCCGCTGTCGAGGCCGCTGGTGGTTCGGTCGACGTGCCGGCCCCCAAGGCTGCTGCGGAATAATTCGCAATGAATTGACGGGCGGGGTTCCAGAGACCCCGCCCGTCTCTTATATGGGGTCTTCCGAAACCGGAGAGACTACCGCCGCTCATGCGACACGGATGTGTGCGGCCCCATCCAAGGCTTGACCATCTCATGGCTTCACGCGCCGACAATATCGCGAGCACGCTCAGTCTCGCCAATTTTTCCAAGGCGACCGAACTCAAGAACCGCATCTGGTTCACGGTGGGCGCCCTGATCGTTTTCCGCTTCCTCAGCTTCGTGCCGCTGCCCGGGATCAATCCGCTGATCCTCGACAAGCTCTATTCGCGCACGCAGGGCGGTATCCTCGACATTTTCAACACCTTCTCGGGTGGTTCGCTTCAGCGCATGAGCCTGATCGCACTGGGCGTGATGCCTTACATCACCGCCTCGATCGTGGTTCAGCTGGGCGCCTCGCTGCACCCCGCGCTGGCCTCCCTGAAGAAGGAAGGCGAGAGCGGCCGCAAGAAGATGAACCAGTACACCCGCTATGGCGCGGTGCTGCTGACCGCCATTCAGGGCTATTTCGTCGCCACCGGCCTCGAAGCCTATGGCGCGTCGAGCGGCCTGCAGGCGGTGGTGCTGCCCAGCATGATCTTCCGCATCTCGGCTGTCATCAGCCTGATCGGCGGCACGATGTTCCTGCTGTGGCTGGGTGAGCAGATCACCTCGCGCGGGATCGGCAACGGTACGTCGCTGATCATCATGGCGGGTATCGTCGCCCAGATGCCGCAGTTCTTCACCCAGCTGTTCGAAGGCGGCAGCTCGGGCTCGGTCAGCCCGATCGTCATCATCGGCATGCTGGCGCTGGTCATCGGCATGATCCTGTTCATCAGCTTTATGGAGCGCGCCACGCGCCGCCTGCTGATCCAGTATCCCAAAAGGCCAACGCAGAATGGCATGATGCATGCCGACCGCAGCCACCTGCCTCTGAAGATCAACACCGCGGGCGTGATCCCGCCGATCTTCGCCAGCTCGCTGCTGCTGCTGCCGCTGACCATCACGCAGTTTGCCGGTAAGTCGGTTTCGCCCGACAGCAAGCTGGGCGGGGTGATCGTGGCGCTCAACCAGTATCTGGGCCATGGCAAGCCGCTCTATATGCTGCTCTATGCCCTGGGCATCGTGTTCTTCTGCTTCTTCTACACCGCGGTTGTCTTCAACCCGGAGGAGACGGCGGACAATCTGAAGCGCAATGGCGGCTTCATCCCCGGCATCCGCCCGGGCAAGAACACGGCGACCTACCTGGATTACGTGCTGACGCGAATCACGGTTCTGGGCGCTGCCTATATTACTATAGTCTGCATTGTGCCTGAGTTCTTCATGGAACAGACTGGCCTGCGTCTGGTGGTGGCCGGTGGCACCAGCCTGCTGATCGTGGTGAACGTGACCGTGGATACGATCACGCAGATCCAGTCGCATCTGCTGGCGCATCAGTATGGCGATCTCATCAAGAAGGCGAAGCTGAAGGGCCGCATGCGCTAAGCGCGGCCCCAAAGCCTGATTTCTGAACCGCCGATTCAGTGGGGGAATAAGGACGTGAACATCATTCTGCTTGGGCCGCCGGGGGCGGGCAAGGGAACCCAGGCGCAACGTCTGGTCGAGCGTTTCGGGATGAAGCAGCTTTCCACCGGTGACATGCTGCGCGCCGCGGTGAAGGCGCAGACCGCCGTTGGCCTTCAGGCCAAGGCGGTGATGGAGCGTGGTGAACTGGTCTCCGACGAGATCGTCTCGGCGCTGATCGGTGAAGAGCTGGACGCGATGGGTGCCGACACCGGCGCGATCTTCGACGGCTATCCCCGCACCGAGGCGCAGGCCGAATCGCTCGATGGCATTCTGGCCTCGCGCGGTCGCAAGCTGGATCATGTGATCGAGCTGGAGGTCGATGAGGACGCTCTGGTTGAGCGCATCACCGGTCGCTACACCTGCGCCACCTGCGGCAAGGGCTATCACGATCACTTCGAGAAGCCCAAGGTCGAGGGCGTCTGCGACAAGTGCGGCGGCACTGAGTTCAAGCGTCGTCCTGACGATAATGAGGCCACTGTCCGCACCCGCATGGCCGAATATCGCGCGAAGACCGCGCCGATCCTGCCGGTCTATGAGGCGCGCGGCATCGTGCATCGCGTCGACGGCATGGCGCCGATGGATGATGTGACCGCTGCCATTGCGGGCATCATCGGCTGACGTCTCAAAGTGATACGTTTTCGGGGGTAGGGGAGTGCCAAGTGGCACCTTTGACCTGCTTCCTGCTTTGGTGTAACAATCGGGCGGAGCTGATCCCATGGATCGGCTCCGCTTTCGGCTTTTTAGCCCGAAGTCACGTTGACTTTCCGGTCAGCGTTGACACTTGGCGCGAATCGGTTTAGTCGCGCCCTTCACTCGACAAAAATAGGACAGTTCGGTTAGGGATTCGCCATTGGAATTGCCATGGTGGGGCCAGCCGAATGGTTTTGTTTGGGTTTTCGGGTGCATGAGCGTTGAGATGGAGGCCTTGAAGCACCCTCCGGCATCCCCATATGGAGATGCACCGGATTGTTGCCATGGGCTTCTGTGGAGCATGGAGAAGTAAGTGGCTCGTATTGCCGGGGTAAACATCCCCACCAACAAGCGCGTGATCATCGCGCTGACCTACATTCACGGCATTGGTGCGTTCAAGGCCAAGCAGATCGCCGACAAGCTGGGTATCGACCATACCCGCCGCGTGCAGGACCTTTCCGACCAGGAAGTGCTCCACATCCGCGAGACGATCGACGCTGAGCACACCGTGGAAGGCGACCTGCGTCGCGAAACCGCGATGAACATCAAGCGTCTGATGGACCTGGCCTGCTACCGCGGCCTGCGTCACCGTAAGGGCCTGCCGGTCCGCGGTCAGCGCACGCACACCAACGCCCGCACCCGCAAGGGCAAGGCCAAGCCCATCGCTGGCAAGAAGAAGTAAGCCCTAAACCGGCTCACCCTCTCTTTTTGTACAGAATACAGGATTTTATCCAATGGCACGTGAACCCCAGCGCCTTCGTAAGCGGGAGCGCAAGAACATCACCAGCGGCATTGCACACGTCAATGCCAGCTTCAACAACACCATGGTCACCATCACCGATGCCCAGGGCAATGCGATCAGCTGGTCGTCTGCCGGCATGATGGGCTTCAAGGGCTCGCGCAAGTCGACCCCTTATGCTGCCCAGGTGGCCGCTGACGACGCCGGCAAGAAGGCCGCCGAACACGGCGTGCGCACGCTGGAAGTGGAAGTGAAGGGCCCGGGTTCGGGTCGTGAGAGCGCCCTGCGCGCCCTCCAGGCGGTCGGTTTCACCATCACGTCGATCCGCGACGTGACGCCGATCCCGCACAACGGCGTTCGCCCCTCCAAGCGTCGTCGCGTCTGACGATGCATCGGTGACAAGCGCCTGATCTGGCGCTTGTCGCTTTTCTGCAAGGCCGCCGCATCACGCGCGTGATGCGCGGCCTTTCCCGCCAGAATAACCCCAGGGGAAGTCCATGACTGTCAACATCAAGAACTGGCAGGAACTGAAGAAGCCCAACGCCCTCGAGATCAAGCCGGGTGCCGATGGCAAGCGCCGT includes the following:
- the rpsC gene encoding 30S ribosomal protein S3, which produces MGHKSNPIGLRLQINRTWDSRWYAEGRSYGKLLEEDLKIRKFIMKTLPQAAISKVVIERPAKLCRVSIYAARPGVIIGKKGADIEKLRSQLAKMTGSDVKLNIVEIRKPEVDSKLVAQGIADQLIRRIAFRRAMKRAVQSALRLGAEGIKITCSGRLGGAEIARVEWYREGRVPLHTLRANIDYADAEALTAYGIIGIKVWIFKGEILGHDPMAQDRLNMEAQTSGVRPSR
- the rplP gene encoding 50S ribosomal protein L16, which gives rise to MLQPKKTKFRKAFKGRIKGEAKGGTDLNFGSYGLKALEPERITARQIEAARRAITRHLRRQGRLWIRVFPDVPVSKKPAEVRQGKGKGSIEYWAARVKPGRILFEVDGVAGQLAAEAFSRAAMKLPIKTKVVARLGDTSHLGGEE
- the rpmC gene encoding 50S ribosomal protein L29, giving the protein MTKATDLRAKSDDQLTEDLGNLKREAFNLRFQAATNQLERPARIKEVRRDIARIKTLQSERSAAAKA
- the rpsQ gene encoding 30S ribosomal protein S17, whose product is MPKRILIGTVVSDKTDKTVVVKVERKVKHPMYGKIIRRSKKYHAHDEDNAVKVGEVVRIEETAPISKLKTWKVIDRVQAGKTAAVEADV
- the rplN gene encoding 50S ribosomal protein L14 → MIQMQSQLDVADNSGAKRVQCIKVLGGSKRRVAGVGDIIVVSIKEAQPRAKVKKGDVHRAVIVRTRKDVRRPDGSVIRFDGNAAVLINKNAEPIGTRIFGPVVRELRAKGYMKIISLAPEVL
- the rplX gene encoding 50S ribosomal protein L24, whose product is MSAAKIKKGDNVVVRSGKDKGRTGTVLQVLPKEDKIVVAGVNIAARHRKPSQANPQGGIDRREAPMAISKVGLADPKTGAATRVRFETIDGKKVRVAVKSGEKIDG
- the rplE gene encoding 50S ribosomal protein L5 — encoded protein: MADKYTPRLKGKYDAEIAKAMTEKFGYTNALQIPRISKITLNMGVGEGTQDRKKVTTAAAEMELIAGQKPVVTRAKKSVAQFKLREGMAIGCKVTLRRERMYEFLDRLITVAMPRIRDFRGLNPKSFDGRGNYAMGLKEQIIFPEISYDQIDKVRGMDIIVTTTANTDEEARELLRLFGFPFPQEEEAKQAA
- the rpsN gene encoding 30S ribosomal protein S14, with the protein product MAKLSSINKNERRKALVKKYAAKYAKLKAVADDQQADDTERLIARLKLAEIPRNANPTRVRNRCATTGRPRGYYRKFGLCRVELRDLANKGLIPGVTKSSW
- the rpsH gene encoding 30S ribosomal protein S8, producing the protein MALTDPLGDMLTRIRNGQQAKKDSVLSPASKLRARVLEVLQREGYIRGFTEDATGLHPQLRIELKYFEGEPAIKHVARVSKPGRRVYSGSKELPVVRNGLGITIVSTPRGVLSDAEARAANVGGEVLAEVF
- the rplF gene encoding 50S ribosomal protein L6, producing the protein MSRIGKKPVVIPAGVTATINDGVLTVKGAKGTLTLGLADEITYAIEDGAISMQPANDTKRARAFWGLQRTLVANLVTGVTEGYSKTLLITGVGYRATAQGKTLKLQLGYSHDVNFPVPEGIEVKTPDNTTVEISGIDKQKVGQVAAEIRRWRKPEPYKGKGIKYRGEFIFRKEGKKK
- the rplR gene encoding 50S ribosomal protein L18, producing the protein MAKLSLFARRRRRVRTALKARAGGRPRLSVHRTGRHIYAQIIDDASGRTVASASSLKKGSKEIGANVASATAVGKELAEAAKAAGITTVVFDRGGFLFHGRVKALADAAREGGLEF
- the rpsE gene encoding 30S ribosomal protein S5; protein product: MADETNQEVETVAAAAPEGGEREGRRGRGRGGERGGERGERRGRRDDRRGKPEEEQGEELIEKLVHINRVSKTVKGGKRFGFAALVVVGDGKGRVGFGHGKAREVPEAITKATASAKKKMIRVALKEGRTLHHDGKGHFGAGKVNVRSAPAGTGIIAGGPMRAVFESLGVHDVVTKSVGTSNPYNMIRATFAALGEQTSPKSVAQRRGKKVTDLLSRDGHHHSEAQLEAAAAAITE
- the rpmD gene encoding 50S ribosomal protein L30 is translated as MATIKLKQIGSPIRRPEHQKKMLIGLGLNKMNRVVELQDTPEVRGTVAKLPHLVAVID
- the rplO gene encoding 50S ribosomal protein L15, coding for MTKLNELFDNYGARHRRMRVGRGIGSGKGKTAGRGQKGAKARSGVSVNGFEGGQMPLHMRLPKRGFNNPFGKDYAEVNLGLIQKFIEAGKLDISGVVDHAALKAAGLARGGKDGVRLLAKGEFSSKVSFKVAGVSKGARAAVEAAGGSVDVPAPKAAAE
- the secY gene encoding preprotein translocase subunit SecY, which produces MASRADNIASTLSLANFSKATELKNRIWFTVGALIVFRFLSFVPLPGINPLILDKLYSRTQGGILDIFNTFSGGSLQRMSLIALGVMPYITASIVVQLGASLHPALASLKKEGESGRKKMNQYTRYGAVLLTAIQGYFVATGLEAYGASSGLQAVVLPSMIFRISAVISLIGGTMFLLWLGEQITSRGIGNGTSLIIMAGIVAQMPQFFTQLFEGGSSGSVSPIVIIGMLALVIGMILFISFMERATRRLLIQYPKRPTQNGMMHADRSHLPLKINTAGVIPPIFASSLLLLPLTITQFAGKSVSPDSKLGGVIVALNQYLGHGKPLYMLLYALGIVFFCFFYTAVVFNPEETADNLKRNGGFIPGIRPGKNTATYLDYVLTRITVLGAAYITIVCIVPEFFMEQTGLRLVVAGGTSLLIVVNVTVDTITQIQSHLLAHQYGDLIKKAKLKGRMR
- a CDS encoding adenylate kinase codes for the protein MNIILLGPPGAGKGTQAQRLVERFGMKQLSTGDMLRAAVKAQTAVGLQAKAVMERGELVSDEIVSALIGEELDAMGADTGAIFDGYPRTEAQAESLDGILASRGRKLDHVIELEVDEDALVERITGRYTCATCGKGYHDHFEKPKVEGVCDKCGGTEFKRRPDDNEATVRTRMAEYRAKTAPILPVYEARGIVHRVDGMAPMDDVTAAIAGIIG
- the rpsM gene encoding 30S ribosomal protein S13 produces the protein MARIAGVNIPTNKRVIIALTYIHGIGAFKAKQIADKLGIDHTRRVQDLSDQEVLHIRETIDAEHTVEGDLRRETAMNIKRLMDLACYRGLRHRKGLPVRGQRTHTNARTRKGKAKPIAGKKK
- the rpsK gene encoding 30S ribosomal protein S11, which gives rise to MAREPQRLRKRERKNITSGIAHVNASFNNTMVTITDAQGNAISWSSAGMMGFKGSRKSTPYAAQVAADDAGKKAAEHGVRTLEVEVKGPGSGRESALRALQAVGFTITSIRDVTPIPHNGVRPSKRRRV